A part of Plasmodium sp. gorilla clade G2 genome assembly, chromosome: 8 genomic DNA contains:
- a CDS encoding dihydrolipoyl dehydrogenase, apicoplast, whose translation MVIRKNIKNILKLNVVTLFWLSYVFLLNPYGNLKNMMVCNAVLLPFNEKNKGINNFMYINPRNIILNKIKRDDIKLEKDNMILSQHNRKRDNYIKPQKGNEKNMNNFTFMLKGSTQNIMNIKEKEYDLAIIGCGVGGHAAAINAMERNLKVIIFAGDQNCIGGTCVNVGCIPSKALLYATNKYRELKNLDKLYYYGIYSNIFQNNKNTEIESNELVSNSFQINVNKLKEYTQSVIEKLRNGISHGFKTLKFNKNSEHVQVIYEHGQLLDKNTIKSKKSGNTYKVKNIIIATGSVPNIPDNVEIDDKSVFTSDMAVKLVGLKNYMSIIGMGIIGLEFADIYTALGSEITFLEYSSELLPIIDNDVAKYFEKVFLKNKPVNYHLNTEVKYIKASKNNNPVIIGYSHRINNEDNGKKNMTDVKELYVDSCLVATGRKPNTQNLGLEQMKIQMNKGYVSVNDNLQVKMENNEIYDNIFCIGDANGKQMLAHTASYQALKVIDFIEKNNVNINGENNLNKPILYKNIPSVCYTNPELAFIGLTEKEAKALYPDNIGIEISYYKSNSKILCENNISLNSNKKNNSYNKGHYNINDNTSGMVKIIYKEDTKEILGIFIVGNYASVLIHEAVLAINLKLSAFDLAYMVHSHPTVSEVLDTAFKSISKIRTH comes from the coding sequence ATGGTCATaaggaaaaatattaaaaatatcctTAAGCTTAATGTGGTTACTCTATTTTGGTTATCTTATGTTTTTCTTCTTAATCCATATGgaaatttgaaaaatatgatgGTGTGTAATGCTGTCCTTCTTCcatttaatgaaaaaaataaaggcataaataattttatgtatattaacccaaggaatattattttgaataaaataaaaagagatGACATAAAACtagaaaaagataatatgaTCCTATCCCAACACAATAGAAAAAgagataattatattaaaccacaaaaaggaaatgaaaaaaatatgaataattttacaTTTATGTTAAAAGGAAGTacacaaaatattatgaacattaaagaaaaagaatatgaTCTTGCTATTATCGGATGCGGTGTTGGAGGTCATGCTGCTGCAATTAATGCTATGGAAAGAAATTTAAAAGTTATTATATTTGCAGGTGATCAAAATTGTATTGGAGGAACATGTGTTAATGTTGGCTGTATACCAAGCAAAGCGTTATTATACgctacaaataaatatagagaattaaaaaatttagataaattatattattatggtaTCTATAgcaatatttttcaaaataataaaaatactgAAATAGAAAGTAACGAACTCGTTTCAAATAGCTTCCAAATTAAcgttaataaattaaaagaatacaCACAAAGTGTTAttgaaaaattaagaaatgGAATTTCACATGGatttaaaacattaaaatttaataaaaattctgAACATGTTCAGGTAATTTATGAACACGGTCAGCTATTGGATAAAAATActataaaaagtaaaaaaagtggtaatacatataaagtaaaaaatatcattataGCAACAGGATCTGTACCTAATATTCCAGACAATGTTGAGATAGATGACAAAAGTGTTTTTACAAGTGATATGGCAGTAAAATTAGTtggtttaaaaaattatatgagtATAATTGGTATGGGAATAATTGGTTTAGAATTTGCAGATATATACACAGCTTTAGGGTCAGAAATCACATTTTTGGAATATTCATCAGAATTATTACCAATAATTGATAATGATGTAGcaaaatattttgaaaaggtatttttaaaaaataagcctgtaaattatcatttaaataccgaggttaaatatataaaggcttctaaaaataataatccgGTTATTATTGGATATTCACATAGAATTAACAATGAGGATAatgggaaaaaaaatatgacagacgttaaagaattatatgtTGATAGTTGTTTAGTTGCTACTGGACGAAAACCAAATACACAAAATTTAGGTTTGGaacaaatgaaaatacaaATGAATAAAGGATATGTATCAGTAAATGACAATTTACAAgtaaaaatggaaaataatgaaatttatgataatatattttgtataggAGATGCAAATGGAAAACAAATGTTAGCACATACAGCATCATATCAAGCTTTAAAAGTTATTGattttattgaaaaaaataatgtaaacATAAATGGtgaaaataatttgaataaacccatattatataaaaatataccttCTGTTTGTTATACAAATCCTGAATTAGCTTTTATCGGATTAACAGAAAAAGAAGCAAAAGCATTATATCCAGATAACATAGGTATTGAAATTTCCTATTATAAATCAAATTCAAAAATATTGtgtgaaaataatatttccttaaatagtaataaaaaaaataattcatataataaaggacattataacataaatgataatacaagTGGTAtggtaaaaataatatataaagaagacACAAAGGAAATTTTAGGAATCTTCATAGTTGGAAATTATGCTTCTGTTTTAATTCATGAAGCAGTACTTGCAATTAATCTAAAATTATCAGCATTCGATTTGGCATATATGGTTCATTCTCATCCAACAGTAAGTGAAGTTCTGGACACTGCTTTTAAATCTATATCAAAAATAAGAACTCACTAA
- a CDS encoding nucleolar preribosomal assembly protein, putative, whose amino-acid sequence MNEELEVDENAYDMLFSPLTPWPCLSFDYILEQSKHDALSEEEKKKKKENIDNGILNYPLEICCVAGTQANKRELNQIYVIKWSNLNKLKNVDDEEGSSDNSEDNDSSDFDVDIDDENDNDINGNINNEIEQKNNNNNNDKLKEKVKKNKDTHTKKKSTVICKAIKHKYGSINRTKICKKINSLVATWCDDSNIYIYDISDEIKNLEVRPFNEQIEKKPLHVFEKHITEGFSLDWNPVHAAQLLTGDNNGNIYLWLPNNSGKWNYELLNLKNIYTTNDNNNNNNKNKNNQIYSIEDIQWSKKGNGLGNVFAICSCDKSISILDIRNINNNSTNKNIHIPNAHTNDVNVIAWNENTEFLLASGGDDNIIKVWDIRNSNNAVAQLIFHKQPISSISWNFKDTYVLLASSLDNSISIWDLSVETESLEFADSKYPDQLLFEHLNQKFITDAKFHPHYPGLVVSTSSENFNIFKPCNI is encoded by the coding sequence ATGAATGAAGAACTAGAGGTAGATGAAAATGCTTATGATATGCTCTTCAGTCCTTTAACCCCATGGCCTTGTTTATCATTTGATTATATTTTAGAACAATCAAAACATGATGCATTAtcagaagaagaaaaaaaaaaaaagaaagaaaatatagataacGGCATATTAAATTATCCCCTAGAAATTTGCTGTGTTGCAGGTACACAAGCAAACAAAAGAGAATTAAATCAGATTTATGTAATTAAATGGTCGAATTTAAATAAGTTAAAAAATgtagatgatgaagaaggTTCTAGCGATAATTCTGAAGATAATGATAGTAGTGATTTTGATGTTGATatagatgatgaaaatgataatgatataaatggtaatataaataatgaaatagaacaaaaaaataataataataataatgacaaattaaaagaaaaagtaaaaaaaaataaagatacacacacaaaaaaaaaaagcactGTTATATGTAAAGCCATTAAGCATAAATATGGATCTATAAATAGAACAaaaatttgtaaaaaaattaattcgCTAGTTGCTACTTGGTGTGAtgatagtaatatatatatatatgacatatctgatgaaattaaaaatttagaaGTTCGTCCATTTAATGaacaaattgaaaaaaaaccTTTACATGTATTTGAAAAACATATCACTGAAGGTTTTAGTTTAGACTGGAATCCTGTACATGCAGCACAATTATTAACAGGTGATAATAATGGAAATATTTACTTATGGCTACCTAATAATTCAGGTAAATGGAattatgaattattaaatttaaaaaatatatatacaacaaatgataataataataataataataaaaataaaaataatcaaatatataGCATTGAAGATATTCAATGGTCTAAAAAAGGAAATGGATTAGGAAATGTTTTTGCAATATGTTCATGTGATAAAAGTATTAGTATTTTAGATATacgaaatataaataataatagtacaaacaaaaatatacatataccaAATGCTCATACAAATGATGTTAATGTTATTGCTTGGAATGAAAATACTGAATTCTTATTAGCTTCAGGaggtgatgataatattataaaagtttGGGATATTAGAAATTCGAACAATGCTGTAGCtcaattaatttttcataaacAACCTATTTCTTCTATCTCATGGAATTTTAAAGATACCTATGTATTATTAGCATCAAGTCTAGATAATTCTATTTCTATATGGGATTTATCAGTAGAAACGGAATCATTAGAATTCGCTGATTCCAAATATCCTGATCAATTGCTTTTTGAACATTTAAACCAAAAATTTATTACAGACGCTAAATTTCATCCACATTACCCAGGTCTCGTAGTATCCACATCCAGTGAAAATTTTAACATCTTTAAGCCATGCAACATATGA
- a CDS encoding phosphopantothenoylcysteine decarboxylase, putative: MNILFGISGSIAAIKTNEIVEKLKEECKLNNITIDIRFVSTNIAYEKFLTDFNEKVYLDKDEWLWQKRGDDILHIELRKWADIFILCPLDANTLGSVANGLCPNLLTCICRCWDFNKICLVFPCMNTYMYNHPITKQQLDIISSWGMKVVNPIEKILACGEYGMGALPHIENVVFEIMKYLQDMK, translated from the exons atgaatattttatttggtATCAGTGGGAGTATAGCGGCAATTAAGACTAATGAAATTGTTGagaaattaaaagaagagtgtaaattaaataatataacaatcGATATTAGATTTGTTTCAACAAATATTGCTTACGAAAAATTTCTAACAGATTTTAATGAAAAGGTTTATTTAGATAAAGATGAATGGTTATGGCAGAAGAGAGGAGAcgatattttacatatagaATTAAGAAAATGGGctgatatatttatcttatgTCCTTTAGATGCTAATACATTGGGAAGTGTAGCAAATGGCCTCTGTCCCAATCTTTta actTGTATTTGCCGATGCTGggattttaataaaatatgctTAGTATTTCCATGCATGAAtacttatatgtataatcaTCCAATAACAAAACAACAGCTAGATATAATATCTTCATGGGGAATGAAG gtTGTAAATCCAATTGAAAAGATTTTAGCTTGTGGAGAATATG GTATGGGAGCTTTACCACATATAGAAAATGTCGTTTTTgaaattatgaaatatttacaagatatgaaataa
- a CDS encoding vacuolar protein sorting-associated protein 2, putative translates to MGAYFSKDLQECLREEKRNLNRSIRELEREIFKMENEKKQIEKNIRIHAKKNDLTLVRTLAKDLVKIKQNVIKYNKIKSHLLSMKIKLQSVKSSEQLNKSLSDINNIIKRVNKYIQVKNINNSIYEFQKQNNEVSIKEDMIDDLFDTLNYDIDMIQEEDEIVSKVLDELGIQLNSKLEQIPTIKQTDNQQIHNINITKLEDRINNLKKM, encoded by the coding sequence ATGGGAGCATATTTTTCCAAAGATCTGCAAGAATGTCTAAGGGAGGAGAAGAGAAATTTAAATCGGTCCATCAGAGAATTAGAAagagaaatatttaaaatggaaaatgaaaagaaacaAATAGAAAAGAATATAAGAATACATGCAAAGAAGAATGACTTAACATTAGTACGTACATTAGCAAAAGATTTAgtgaaaataaaacaaaacgttataaaatataataaaataaaatctcATTTATTatcaatgaaaataaaattacaaaGTGTTAAATCTTCAGaacaattaaataaaagtttaagtgatataaataatataattaaaagagtaaataaatatatacaagttaaaaatattaataactctatatatgaatttcaaaaacaaaataatgaagTCTCAATTAAAGAAGATATGATAGATGACTTATTTGATACACTTAATTATGATATTGATATGATACAAGAAGAAGATGAAATTGTTTCTAAGGTATTAGATGAATTAGGTATACAACTCAATTCTAAATTAGAACAAATACCTACAATCAAACAAACAGATAATCAAcaaattcataatattaatataacaaaattagAGGATAGAATAAacaatttgaaaaaaatgtga